The Methylocystis sp. ATCC 49242 region ACCGTGTCACCCGTCGAGCGTTCACTCGGGGTCAAGCCGAGATAGCCCATAAGCTGACGCGGATTATCGAAACGGCTTAAATCGCCGAGCTCCGTGGCGCAGGTGACTGCCACAAGCAGATCAATCCCGCGTAATGTCAGGAGCGCCCGGACCACAGGCGCCAGCGACCATTGGGGTATGAACTCTTTGATCGCCGCCTCGAGCCGCTCCGCGCGCTCCTTGGAGATTCTCACGGCTTCGACCATCTCCTGCAGCGCGATCTGATGGGCTGGATGATCAAACTTTTGTTCTTGCAGCCAACGAAGATGACGAGCGCCCCAAGTCGTTTTGCGCGGAAAAATCCGACCGTGACGGAGCATGAATGCGCTCACCTGCTGACGATGCACACGCAGTGTTTCAACCGCGGCGGATCGAGCGCGCACCAGATCGCGCATCGCTTCATGGCTTTCGTCCGGCGCCCACACAGCAGTCAATTCCCCGGCTCGAAGCAACTTGGCGAGCGCAACGGCGTCGCGCCGGTTGGTCTTGACCCGATCGCCTGGCTTGCGCGGAATGAGCGAGGGCGCCACGACGGAGCAAGCGAACCCCATGGAAATGATGAGCCGGTGCAGGCCGTAGCCGGTCGGTCCGGCTTCATAACAAAAATGTGCCTGCGGGTGTTTGGCGGTAATGCGCTTGATCAAGCGACGCATACTGTCGACGGAGGAGTCAACTTCACCGACATAACGCACCTCGCCGCTGCGTCCCTCCGTGACGACGGCAATCGCATTGCGCGCCTTCGAAACGTCGATCCCAACAAAAATTTCTGTAGACCGCTCCATGGCTCGCTCTCCTGCGCTGAGGCTCGGCTCGGAACACCGAGCAACCCTCGCTCGCACAGCGTAGAGCGAGCTACCTCAGTCGCAGAAGCGGACATACGGCCTTACGCCGAAGAATCACCTTGCCAAAACGGGGGCAATGGTATGGACCCCGCCCTTGGCCTAGGCTGGGATGTCGAACTGTCACTCGCAGA contains the following coding sequences:
- a CDS encoding IS110 family transposase — translated: MERSTEIFVGIDVSKARNAIAVVTEGRSGEVRYVGEVDSSVDSMRRLIKRITAKHPQAHFCYEAGPTGYGLHRLIISMGFACSVVAPSLIPRKPGDRVKTNRRDAVALAKLLRAGELTAVWAPDESHEAMRDLVRARSAAVETLRVHRQQVSAFMLRHGRIFPRKTTWGARHLRWLQEQKFDHPAHQIALQEMVEAVRISKERAERLEAAIKEFIPQWSLAPVVRALLTLRGIDLLVAVTCATELGDLSRFDNPRQLMGYLGLTPSERSTGDTVRRGGITKAGNGRVRHLLIESAWTYRHPPRVGKEKLYKIEAAPPRVREIAWKAQSRLTARYRALSARGKKTTVVCVAIARELVGFMWCIAKEAQVA